The following coding sequences lie in one Rutidosis leptorrhynchoides isolate AG116_Rl617_1_P2 chromosome 6, CSIRO_AGI_Rlap_v1, whole genome shotgun sequence genomic window:
- the LOC139853128 gene encoding endoribonuclease YBEY, chloroplastic-like, with the protein MRSRLPPILLHNLHHSFSSSFSHIPTMTTTSIFFRTISNSPLHTKLSSLHLPQLSNSRTNVSYNYYYSVNTPLVRGLDDSRRFGGKAFASQQQRNYRKVRGRPAAKKKKELELDVKICIEQQLPDDPEILDIAEMLRLNVPMAMKVAFDGLKDSDRHKTRCPVIDDVGQYESVELSLLLCNDEFIRELNKDWRNEDHATDVLSMSQHIPELKLPLLMLGDIIVSVETAARQAEERGHTLLDEIRILMVHGLLHLMGYDHELSDEAEAEMEEEEERLLKSLGWKGKGLIQSASNAEDGQIPLPKTSDGRKKAGSLRFYKPKFSYLFCDMDGTLLNSKSLISEANANALREASSRGIKVVIATGKTRPAAITLLKMVDLAGRDGIVSEYSPGVFIQGLLVYGKEGREIHRRNLDTDVCREAFHYSVEHNIPLIAFSENRCLTLFSHPLVDALHTVYNEPKAEIMSSVDDLLRSGDVQKVLFLHTAEGVAGSLRPYWSEATTGRASVVQAQPDMLEIVPAGTSKGSGVRMLLDHFGVTADEVMAIGDGENDIEMIELASLGIALSNGSEKTKAVANVIGASNDEDGVADAIYRYAF; encoded by the exons ATGAGGTCACGCCTCCCTCCAATCCTCCTTCACAACCTCCAccattccttttcttcttcattttcacaTATTCCTACCATGACCACCACCAGCATCTTCTTCCGTACAATCTCTAATTCACCGTTACACACTAAACTCTCATCGTTACATTTACCACAACTTTCTAATTCACGCACTAACGTttcgtataattattattattctgttaATACTCCATTAGTTCGTGGTTTAGATGATTCTAGAAGGTTCGGAGGGAAGGCGTTTGCGTCGCAGCAACAGCGAAATTATCGGAAGGTTCGAGGACGTCCGGCGGCTAAAAAGAAGAAGGAATTAGAACTCGATGTTAAGATTTGTATCGAGCAACAGTTACCTGATGATCCTGAAATTCTG GATATTGCAGAAATGCTTCGTCTAAACGTCCCAATGGCTATGAAAGTAGCATTTGATGGTTTAAAAGATTCAGATCGTCATAAAACAAGATGTCCTGTCATTGATGATGTTGGCCAATATGAGAGTGTTGAGTTATCACTACTTCTATGTAATGATGAGTTTATTCGTGAGCTTAATAAAGATTGGAGGAATGAGGATCATGCTACTGACGTTCTCTCTATGTCTCAGCATATACCTGAACTTAAGCTTCCGCTG CTAATGTTGGGTGACATAATAGTTTCGGTTGAAACGGCTGCAAGACAAGCAGAGGAAAGAGGGCACACTCTTCTTGATGAGATCCGCATTCTTATG GTTCATGGGTTATTGCATCTCATGGGTTATGATCACGAACTAAGTGATGAAGCTGAAGCAGAAATGGAGGAGGAAGAAGAACGTCTTCTGAAAAGTCTTGGATGGAAAGGGAAAGGACTTATCCAAAGTGCATCGAATGCTGAAGATGGTCAAATCCCTTTACCAAAGACATCTGATG GGAGGAAAAAAGCAGGCAGTCTTCGGTTCTACAAGCCAAAGTTCAGCTATTTATTTTGTGATATGGATG GTACACTGCTGAACAGCAAAAGTCTAATATCTGAAGCAAATGCAAACGCTTTAAGAGAGGCTTCATCAAGGGGTATTAAAGTGGTGATTGCTACTGGGAAA ACTCGTCCAGCTGCTATAACTCTTTTGAAGATGGTCGATTTAGCAGGAAGAGATGGAATTGTCTCCGAGTATTCACCTGGTGTTTTCATACAG GGTTTGCTTGTTTATGGTAAAGAAGGCCGGGAAATTCACAGAAGAAATTTAGATACAGATGTTTGCAGAGAG GCATTTCATTACTCTGTAGAGCACAATATTCCACTTATTGCATTCAGTGAGAATCGTTGCCTGACCTTATTCAGCCACCCTCTTGTTGACGCACTCCATACTGTGTATAATGAGCCAAAG GCAGAGATTATGTCTTCAGTGGATGACTTGTTAAGAAGTGGCGACGTGCAG AAGGTTTTATTTCTACACACTGCTGAAGGGGTGGCTGGTAGTCTCAGGCCATACTGGTCAGAAGCAACAACAGGTCGGGCCTCTGTGGTCCAGGCCCAGCCCGATATGCTTGAGATTGTGCCAGCTGGCACTTCAAAGGGGAGTGGAGTAAGAATGCTGCTCGATCATTTTGGTGTTACTGCAGACGAG